In the genome of Delphinus delphis chromosome 15, mDelDel1.2, whole genome shotgun sequence, one region contains:
- the LOC132437690 gene encoding LOW QUALITY PROTEIN: polyserase-2 (The sequence of the model RefSeq protein was modified relative to this genomic sequence to represent the inferred CDS: substituted 1 base at 1 genomic stop codon), translating to MSQHLLLPLAVLAISPIPGAFQDSALSPTKEEPEDLDCGRPEPSARIMGGSDSQPGTWPWQVSLHQGGGHICGGSLIAPSWVLSAAHCFVTNGTLEPAAEWSVVLGVHSYDGPLDGAHVRSVAAILVPDNYSGVESGADVALLRLASPARLGPTVRPVCLPRASHRFAHGTACWATGWGDVQEADPLPLPWVLQEVELRVLGEAACQCLYSRPGPFNLTFQLLPGMLCAGYPEGRKDTCQGDSGGPLVCKEGGRWFQAGITSFGFGCGRRNRPGVFTAVAPYEAWIREQVLGSEPGPAFPTQSPELQSGLPEPTDENCTIALPECGKAPRPGAWPWEAQVMVPGSRPCYGALVSESWVLAPASCFPGXPTSPVSPSRSRISSDLPPRDLDHWRVMLPSRPRAERVARLVPHENASWDDASNLALLQLRAPVNLSVAPRPVCLPHPEHYFLPGSRCRLARWGHTEPVPGAGSLLEAELLGAWWCHCLYGRQGESVPPPGEPPLALCPAYQEEEVAGRCWNYSHWSLLCREEGTWFLAGIRDLPSDCLRPRAFYPLQTHGPWISHVTRGAYLEDQLSWDWGPEGEETETQTCPPHTEHGACGLRPEPALTGGLWPWLAEVHVAGERVCTGILVAPGWVLAATHCILRLGSTTVPYIEVYLGRAGASPLPQSHQVSRLVISIRLPRHLGLRPPLALLELSSRVEPSPSALPICLHPGGTPLGASCWVLGWKDPQDRVPVAAAVSILTPRLCHCLYQGILPPGTLCVLYAEGQEDRCEVTSAPPLLCQTEEGSWVLVGMAIRGSRDLFAAIGPEETWISQTVGEAHFLPPSGFPHWLPEGGDLCPPDMARASGSPRAALFLLLLTLLIQGHLDLAFEPQPEVPSFGCLVSSQGPWSWVMAQRAGLGPRWLEALATLLLLGLFQNEMGAVGAEASCGVVHQARITGGSDSAHGQWPWQVSISYNGAHACGGSLLSEQWVLSAAHCFPREHRTEDYEVKLGAHKLNYYSSDTEVRMVAQVISHPSYLQEGSMGDIALLQLKPSVTFSRYIRPICLPAANASFPNGLQCTVTGWGHVAPSVSLPAPKTLQQLEVPLISRETCNCLYNINAKPEEPHFIQQDMVCAGYVKGGKDACQGDSGGPLSCPVGGRWYVAGIVSWGDACGAPNRPGVYTLTSSYASWIHHKVAELQPQVVPQIQESQPDGNLCSNYGAFNPAPAPGLVGPLLLLPLGLTLGLLRPQHDH from the exons ATGTCCCAGCACCTGCTTCTCCCACTTGCCGTCCTTG CCATAAGCCCCATCCCAGGAGCCTTCCAGGACTCAG CTCTCAGTCCTACCAAAGAAGAACCTGAAGATCTGG ACTGCGGTCGCCCTGAGCCCTCTGCCCGAATCATGGGGGGCTCAGACTCGCAGCCGGGCACCTGGCCGTGGCAGGTGAGCCTGCATCAGGGCGGGGGCCACATCTGCGGGGGCTCCCTCATCGCCCCCTCCTGGGTCCTCTCGGCCGCTCACTGTTTCGTGAC GAATGGGACCTTGGAGCCCGCGGCCGAGTGGTCGGTAGTGCTGGGCGTGCACTCCTATGACGGACCCCTGGACGGCGCGCACGTCCGCTCGGTGGCCGCCATCCTGGTACCGGACAACTACAGCGGCGTGGAAAGTGGTGCCGACGTGGCCCTGCTGCGCCTGGCCTCTCCCGCCAGGCTGGGCCCCACCGTGCGGCCCGTCTGCCTGCCCCGCGCCTCGCACCGCTTCGCTCACGGCACCGCCTGCTGGGCCACGGGCTGGGGGGACGTCCAGGAGGCCG accccctgcctctcccctgggTGCTACAAGAAGTGGAGCTAAGGGTGCTGGGAGAAGCTGCCTGTCAGTGTCTCTACAGCCGGCCTGGTCCCTTCAATCTCACTTTCCAGCTATTGCCAGGGATGCTGTGTGCTGGCTACCCAGAGGGCCGCAAGGACACCTGCCAG GGAGACTCTGGGGGGCCCCTGGTCTGCAAGGAAGGTGGCCGATGGTTCCAGGCGGGAATCACCAGCTTTGGCTTTGGCTGTGGACGGAGGAACCGCCCCGGAGTCTTCACTGCTGTGGCTCCCTATGAGGCATGGATAAGGGAACAGGTGTTGGGCTCAGAGCCTGGCCCTGCCTTTCCCACCCAGTCCCCGGAGCTCCAGTCAGGTCTCCCCGAGCCCACGGATGAGAACTGTACCATCGCCCTGCCAG AGTGCGGGAAGGCCCCAAGGCCAGGGGCCTGGCCCTGGGAAGCCCAGGTGATGGTCCCAGGATCCAGACCCTGCTATGGGGCACTGGTGTCTGAAAGCTGGGTCTTGGCACCTGCCAGCTGCTTTCCAGGGTGA CCCACGTCCCCAGTCTCCCCATCCCGCAGCCGCATCAGCTCAGACCTCCCACCCCGCGACCTGGACCACTGGCGCGTGATGCTGCCCTCGCGCCCGCGCGCGGAGCGGGTGGCACGCCTCGTGCCGCACGAGAACGCCTCGTGGGACGACGCCTCGAACCTGGCGCTGCTGCAGCTGCGCGCGCCCGTGAACCTGAGCGTGGCCCCGCGGCCAGTGTGCCTACCCCACCCAGAACACTATTTCCTGCCCGGGAGCCGCTGCCGCCTGGCTCGCTGGGGCCACACGG AACCAGTGCCCGGAGCCGGTTCGCTGCTTGAGGCGGAGCTGTTGGGCGCCTGGTGGTGTCATTGCCTGTATGGCCGCCAGGGGGAGTCAGTGCCGCCACCGGGAGAGCCGCCTCTAGCTCTCTGCCCCGCCTaccaggaggaggaggtggcGGGCCGCTGCTGG AACTACTCTCATTGGAGCCTTCTATGCCGGGAAGAAGGGACCTGGTTCCTGGCTGGAATCAGAGACTTACCCAGTGACTGCCTGCGTCCCAGAGCCTTCTATCCGCTGCAGACCCACGGCCCATGGATCAGCCATGTGACTCGGGGAGCCTACCTGGAGGACCAGTTGTCCTGGGACTGGGGCCCTGAGGGGGAGGAGACTGAGACACAAACTTGTCCCCCTCACACAGAGCATGGCG CCTGTGGACTGCGGCCAGAGCCGGCTCTGACGGGGGGCCTGTGGCCCTGGCTGGCAGAGGTGCATGTAGCTGGAGAGCGAGTCTGCACTGGGATCCTCGTGGCCCCAGGCTGGGTCCTGGCAGCCACTCACTGTATCCTCAG GCTGGGCTCTACAACAGTGCCTTATATTGAAGTGTACCTGGGCCGGGCTGGGGCCAGCCCCCTCCCACAGAGTCACCAGGTATCCCGGCTGGTCATCAGCATCCGCCTGCCCCGGCACCTGGGACTTCGGCCCCCCCTGGCCCTCCTGGAGCTGAGCTCCCGGGTGGAGCCCTCCCCATCAGCCTTGCCCATCTGCCTTCACCCAGGGGGTACTCCCCTGGGGGCCAGCTGCTGGGTGCTGGGCTGGAAGGACCCCCAGGACCGAG tCCCTGTGGCTGCTGCTGTCTCCATCTTGACACCACGACTCTGTCACTGCCTCTATCAGGGCATTCTGCCCCCTGGAACTCTCTGTGTCCTGTATGCAGAGGGGCAGGAGGACAGGTGTGAG GTGACCTCAGCACCTCCGCTCCTGTGCCAGACTGAGGAAGGCTCTTGGGTCCTCGTGGGCATGGCTATTCGAGGCAGCAGGGACCTATTTGCCGCCATCGGACCCGAAGAGACCTGGATCTCCCAGACAGTGGGGGAGGCGCATTTCCTGCCCCCCAGTGGCTTCCCCCACTGGCTCCCAGAAGGCGGCGACCTCTGTCCCCCTGACATGGCCAGGGCCTCAGGTTCCCCTCGAGCTGCTCTCTTCCTGCTGCTACTGACCCTCCTGATCCAGG GACACCTGGATCTTGCCTTTGAACCCCAGCCTGAGGTCCCTTCCTTTGGGTGCCTGGTGTCTTCCCAGGGCCCCTGGTCCTGGGTCATGGCCCagagggcaggcctggggccTAGGTGGTTGGAGGCTCTGGCCACTCTGCTTTTGCTTGGATTATTCCAGAATGAGATGG gAGCCGTTGGGGCTGAAG CCTCCTGCGGCGTGGTCCACCAAGCACGTATCACAGGTGGTAGCGATTCAGCCCACGGCCAGTGGCCCTGGCAGGTCAGCATCAGCTACAACGGCGCCCACGCGTGTGGTGGCTCTCTCCTGTCTGAGCAGTGGGTGCTGTCGGCTGCTCACTGCTTCCCAAG GGAGCACCGCACAGAGGACTACGAGGTAAAGCTGGGGGCCCACAAGCTGAACTACTACAGCTCTGACACCGAGGTCCGCATGGTGGCGCAGGTCATTTCCCACCCCAGCTACCTCCAGGAGGGCTCCATGGGTGACATTGCGCTCCTCCAGCTCAAACCCTCTGTCACCTTCTCTCGCTACATCCGGCCCATCTGCCTCCCCGCAGCCAACGCCTCCTTCCCCAATGGTCTCCAGTGCACTGTCACGGGATGGGGCCACGTGGCCCCCTCAG tgagcctCCCGGCCCCCAAGACGCTGCAGCAACTTGAGGTGCCACTGATCAGTCGCGAGACCTGTAACTGCCTGTACAATATCAACGCCAAGCCCGAGGAGCCCCACTTTATCCAGCAGGACATGGTGTGTGCTGGCTATGTGAAAGGGGGCAAGGACGCCTGCCAG GGTGACTCTGGGGGCCCACTCTCCTGCCCAGTGGGGGGCCGCTGGTACGTGGCAGGCATCGTAAGCTGGGGTGATGCCTGTGGGGCCCCCAACAGGCCTGGTGTGTATACTCTGACCTCCAGCTATGCCTCCTGGATTCACCACAAAGTGGCAGAGCTCCAGCCTCAGGTGGTGCCCCAAATCCAGGAGTCCCAGCCTGATGGCAACCTCTGCAGCAACTATGGGGCCTTcaaccctgccccagccccaggcttGGTGGGACCCCTCCTTCTGCTGCCACTAGGCCTGACCCTGGGCCTCCTCCGCCCACAGCACGACCACTGA